From the Kitasatospora viridis genome, one window contains:
- a CDS encoding AMP-binding protein, whose translation MLELIQRNQQSPQQRGLYLYEKFGEQPEFLAYRDFPELVAGAAEFFRGEGVTAGTRVVFPFETSSQVVIAFLALMEIGAVPLSVKPMIMSTQRESYQEFLDKVARDFGAARVLLTPSLATTEPPVPGLPLPPAGARVPGAVLRVPDGEELAFVQFSSGSTSFPKGIPVRQDRLRANLDMITRTDGRSAHERVSSWLPLYHDMGLVGGMLSCFAVGCDLMLAEPVSFLFDARGWWEHMARERAIGTVIPNFAIDYSLRMMQDMEPDELAGLDLSGIRSIYLGSEPINLPNLREFIELMRPTGLDPGVFMPCYGMAEVVLLVSTRAVGAGIREVTGPNGLSAVSVGPPMPEFRVRLRDDEGRLCGEDELGEIELADGSLTDGYLDRTEPLTGPDGYYATGDIGFVNGGELFITGRISDRIKVNGQSLFAADFEQAVERLPFVREGRSMAAQTGGRIIVLAEVDREARDDIPGSRARIVEHLAQTVGVTVHPGDVHYLRPNQLQRTSSGKLQRRAIVAAYEAGRLKGLTFDQEPDVQVSAAGE comes from the coding sequence GTGCTCGAACTCATCCAGCGCAACCAGCAGTCGCCGCAGCAGCGGGGGCTCTACCTGTACGAGAAGTTCGGCGAGCAGCCGGAGTTCCTCGCCTACCGGGACTTCCCGGAACTGGTGGCCGGCGCCGCCGAGTTCTTCCGCGGCGAGGGCGTCACCGCCGGCACCCGGGTGGTCTTCCCGTTCGAGACCTCCAGCCAGGTGGTGATCGCCTTCCTGGCGCTGATGGAGATCGGCGCGGTGCCGCTCTCGGTCAAGCCGATGATCATGAGCACCCAGCGCGAGTCCTACCAGGAGTTCCTGGACAAGGTGGCCCGCGACTTCGGCGCGGCCCGGGTGCTGCTCACCCCGAGCCTGGCCACCACCGAGCCGCCGGTGCCCGGCCTGCCGCTGCCGCCGGCCGGCGCCCGGGTGCCCGGCGCGGTGCTGCGGGTGCCGGACGGCGAGGAGCTGGCCTTCGTGCAGTTCTCCTCCGGCTCGACCTCGTTCCCCAAGGGCATCCCGGTCCGGCAGGACCGGCTCCGGGCCAACCTGGACATGATCACCCGCACCGACGGCCGGTCGGCGCACGAGCGGGTCAGCAGCTGGCTGCCGCTCTACCACGACATGGGCCTGGTCGGCGGGATGCTGTCGTGCTTCGCGGTGGGCTGCGACCTGATGCTGGCCGAGCCGGTCAGCTTCCTGTTCGACGCCCGCGGCTGGTGGGAGCACATGGCGCGGGAGCGGGCGATCGGCACGGTGATCCCCAACTTCGCGATCGACTACTCGCTGCGGATGATGCAGGACATGGAGCCGGACGAGCTGGCCGGCCTGGACCTCAGCGGGATCCGCTCGATCTACCTCGGCAGCGAGCCGATCAACCTGCCCAACCTGCGCGAGTTCATCGAACTGATGCGCCCCACCGGCCTCGACCCGGGCGTCTTCATGCCCTGCTACGGCATGGCCGAGGTGGTGCTGCTGGTCTCCACCCGCGCGGTCGGCGCCGGCATCCGCGAGGTGACCGGCCCGAACGGCCTGTCGGCCGTCTCGGTCGGCCCGCCGATGCCGGAGTTCCGGGTCCGGCTGCGCGACGACGAGGGCCGGCTCTGCGGCGAGGACGAGCTGGGCGAGATCGAGCTGGCCGACGGCAGCCTGACGGACGGTTACCTGGACCGCACGGAGCCGCTGACCGGCCCGGACGGCTACTACGCCACCGGCGACATCGGCTTCGTCAACGGCGGCGAGCTCTTCATCACCGGCCGGATCAGCGACCGGATCAAGGTGAACGGCCAGAGCCTGTTCGCCGCCGACTTCGAACAGGCCGTCGAGCGGCTGCCGTTCGTCCGCGAGGGCCGCTCGATGGCGGCGCAGACCGGCGGTCGGATCATCGTGCTGGCCGAGGTGGACCGGGAGGCCCGGGACGACATCCCCGGCAGCCGGGCGCGGATCGTCGAGCACCTGGCGCAGACCGTCGGCGTCACCGTGCACCCCGGGGACGTGCACTACCTGCGCCCCAACCAGCTGCAGCGCACCAGTAGCGGAAAGCTGCAGCGGCGGGCCATCGTGGCGGCGTACGAAGCGGGCCGGCTCAAGGGCCTGACGTTCGATCAGGAACCGGACGTGCAGGTGTCGGCAGCCGGCGAATGA
- a CDS encoding phosphatase PAP2 family protein, with protein MARYARWLAWPTYFLLLWHFTDEYGLPYANDLVFCWLMGALAAACVHSGSWFGWVKVLRDWVPVMAAVWAYSLLRGYGAHTPWKVHYAPQLAFDKMAGFGQVWTVRLQHWLYTPGHPHWYDYLCTVVYMSHFFAVFIVMAVLWKRRHDRFTRLVALYLALTFAAFATYLLYPADPPWLTAQNGHLPQLTRVVSDVLTNSGMPRAGSIFENGSRFDNDVAAMPSLHASYPMLLALFFWPKAGKKTRVLLALYPMAMAFTLVYGAEHFVIDIIMGWLYTAAIYFSLTRWLDRRAELRAERRLAGEPRGRLGALVGVARRG; from the coding sequence GTGGCCCGGTACGCTCGCTGGCTGGCCTGGCCGACCTACTTCCTGCTGCTGTGGCACTTCACCGACGAGTACGGGCTGCCGTACGCCAACGACCTGGTGTTCTGCTGGCTGATGGGCGCTCTCGCGGCGGCCTGCGTGCACAGCGGGAGCTGGTTCGGCTGGGTGAAGGTGCTGCGCGACTGGGTGCCCGTGATGGCCGCGGTGTGGGCCTACTCACTGCTGCGCGGGTACGGCGCGCACACGCCCTGGAAGGTGCACTACGCGCCGCAGTTGGCCTTCGACAAGATGGCCGGCTTCGGGCAGGTGTGGACGGTGCGGCTGCAGCACTGGCTGTACACCCCGGGCCACCCGCACTGGTACGACTACCTGTGCACGGTCGTCTACATGTCGCACTTCTTCGCGGTCTTCATCGTGATGGCGGTGCTCTGGAAGCGCCGGCACGACCGGTTCACCCGCCTGGTGGCGCTCTACCTGGCACTCACCTTCGCGGCCTTCGCCACCTACCTGCTCTACCCGGCCGACCCGCCGTGGCTGACCGCGCAGAACGGCCACCTGCCGCAGCTCACCCGGGTGGTGTCGGACGTGCTGACCAACTCGGGGATGCCGCGGGCCGGCTCGATATTCGAGAACGGCAGCCGGTTCGACAACGACGTGGCCGCGATGCCCTCGCTGCACGCCTCCTACCCGATGCTGCTGGCGCTCTTCTTCTGGCCGAAGGCCGGCAAGAAGACCCGGGTGCTGCTGGCGCTCTACCCGATGGCGATGGCCTTCACCCTGGTCTACGGCGCCGAGCACTTCGTGATCGACATCATCATGGGCTGGCTGTACACCGCGGCGATCTACTTCAGCCTGACCCGCTGGCTGGACCGCCGGGCGGAGCTCCGCGCCGAGCGCCGGTTGGCCGGGGAGCCGCGCGGGCGGCTCGGCGCCCTGGTGGGGGTGGCCAGGCGCGGTTAG
- a CDS encoding GntR family transcriptional regulator, whose translation MADSDDKLPKYRRIADALKDAVNSGQYAAGDRLPGENDLMETYGVARMTARQALGVLQSEGIAEARKGAGVFVRDFRPLRRRGIQRLAEAQWGSGRSIWAADIDNRELEVDQVDVSVAVAPERIADTLGLEPGDSVCVRQRRFVLDGKPVLLSTSYLPAALVAGTRIMQEDTGPGGTYARLAEIDAKPAHFREELRSRMPTADETAALQLAAGTPVILICRTAFAQDHRPVEVNEMTLDAASYVLEYDFDA comes from the coding sequence ATGGCAGACAGCGACGACAAGCTGCCGAAGTACCGTCGGATCGCCGACGCGCTCAAGGACGCCGTCAACTCCGGCCAGTACGCGGCCGGCGACCGTCTGCCCGGCGAGAACGACCTCATGGAGACGTACGGCGTAGCCCGCATGACCGCGCGTCAGGCACTTGGCGTCCTGCAGAGCGAGGGCATCGCCGAGGCCCGCAAGGGCGCCGGAGTCTTCGTCCGCGACTTCCGTCCACTGCGGCGTCGCGGCATCCAGCGTCTGGCTGAGGCGCAGTGGGGTTCCGGGCGCTCGATCTGGGCGGCGGACATCGACAACCGGGAGCTGGAAGTCGACCAGGTCGATGTCTCGGTTGCCGTCGCACCGGAGCGGATCGCCGACACGCTCGGCCTGGAACCGGGCGACTCCGTGTGCGTTCGTCAGCGCCGGTTCGTCCTGGACGGCAAGCCCGTGCTGCTCTCCACCTCTTACCTCCCCGCCGCCCTGGTGGCCGGCACCCGGATCATGCAGGAGGACACCGGCCCCGGCGGCACCTACGCCCGCCTCGCCGAGATCGACGCCAAGCCGGCCCACTTCCGTGAGGAACTCCGCTCGCGGATGCCCACAGCCGACGAGACCGCCGCCTTGCAACTTGCGGCAGGGACCCCGGTGATCCTGATCTGCCGGACAGCGTTCGCACAGGACCACCGACCCGTCGAGGTCAACGAGATGACCCTCGACGCCGCCTCCTACGTCCTGGAGTACGACTTCGACGCGTGA
- a CDS encoding FAD-dependent oxidoreductase — protein sequence MRVLVIGAGIGGLCLAQGLVRAGIDVRVFEGEAGVHSRYQGFRIGLGGPGLAALRECLPPRLHGLLEATTGELSGERRVVDEQLRVTGRLGPLNGGMATDRHVLRHLLLAGLADRVEFGKRFVSYEEAADGSVRAVFADGSAACGDLLVGADGVGSRVRRQLLPEAEIVTLGGNGLLGRTPLTERFAGLVPGFGTVVHGPQLRMLLGKMEFRRPPHLAAAELAPDVELPATGSYLRWGAFLPPHVEALPQDWTATRELLLGLMDGWHPDLVELVRQSDAVNSSPLTVRHAKPVPHWGTRRVTLLGDAVHVMPPSAGQGANTAFRDAALLCRSLTAAHHGEAELLAAVERYELEMLDYGFAAVAASLEQLPTFTPTGR from the coding sequence ATGCGGGTGCTGGTGATCGGGGCGGGGATCGGCGGACTGTGCCTGGCGCAGGGGCTGGTCCGGGCCGGGATCGACGTGCGGGTCTTCGAGGGGGAGGCGGGCGTCCACAGCCGCTACCAGGGCTTCCGGATCGGCCTGGGCGGCCCCGGGCTCGCCGCCCTGCGGGAGTGCCTGCCGCCGCGGCTGCACGGCCTGCTGGAGGCCACCACCGGGGAGCTCTCCGGCGAGCGCCGGGTGGTCGACGAGCAGCTCCGGGTGACCGGCCGACTCGGCCCGCTGAACGGTGGCATGGCCACCGACCGGCACGTGCTGCGGCACCTGCTGCTCGCCGGTCTCGCCGACCGCGTCGAGTTCGGCAAGCGCTTCGTCTCCTACGAGGAGGCGGCCGACGGCTCCGTGCGGGCCGTCTTCGCGGACGGCAGCGCGGCCTGCGGCGACCTGCTGGTCGGCGCCGACGGGGTCGGCTCACGGGTGCGCCGCCAGCTCCTGCCCGAGGCCGAGATCGTCACGCTGGGCGGCAACGGCCTGCTCGGGCGCACCCCGCTCACCGAGCGGTTCGCCGGGCTGGTGCCGGGGTTCGGCACCGTGGTGCACGGCCCGCAGCTGCGGATGCTGCTCGGCAAGATGGAGTTCCGGCGGCCGCCGCACCTCGCGGCGGCGGAACTCGCGCCCGACGTCGAACTCCCCGCCACCGGGAGCTACCTGCGCTGGGGCGCCTTCCTGCCGCCGCACGTCGAGGCGCTGCCGCAGGACTGGACGGCCACCCGTGAGCTGCTGCTGGGCCTGATGGACGGCTGGCACCCTGACCTGGTCGAGCTGGTCCGGCAGTCCGACGCGGTGAACAGCTCGCCGTTGACGGTCCGTCACGCCAAGCCGGTGCCGCACTGGGGCACCCGCCGGGTGACCCTGCTCGGCGACGCCGTCCACGTGATGCCGCCGAGCGCCGGCCAGGGCGCGAACACCGCGTTCCGGGATGCGGCCCTGCTCTGCCGCTCGCTCACCGCCGCGCACCACGGCGAGGCCGAGCTGCTCGCCGCCGTCGAGCGGTACGAGCTGGAGATGCTCGACTACGGTTTCGCGGCCGTCGCGGCGAGCCTGGAGCAGCTGCCGACCTTCACGCCGACCGGGCGCTGA
- a CDS encoding YajQ family cyclic di-GMP-binding protein, producing MADSSFDIVSKVERMEVDNAINQTSREIATRYDFKNVGATIGWTGEKIELKADGEERVKAILDVFQGKLVARKVSLKALDAGEPQLSGKEYKIFATIKEGISQEDAKKVSKIIRDEGPKGVKAQIQGDELRVSSKSRDDLQTVQALLKGKDLDFAVQFVNYR from the coding sequence ATGGCCGACTCCAGTTTCGACATCGTCTCGAAGGTCGAGAGGATGGAGGTCGACAACGCGATCAACCAGACCTCACGTGAGATCGCGACCCGCTACGACTTCAAGAACGTCGGGGCCACCATCGGCTGGACCGGCGAGAAGATCGAGTTGAAGGCGGACGGCGAGGAGCGGGTCAAGGCGATCCTCGACGTGTTCCAGGGCAAGTTGGTGGCCCGGAAGGTGTCGCTGAAGGCGCTGGACGCGGGTGAGCCGCAGCTGTCCGGCAAGGAGTACAAGATCTTCGCGACCATCAAGGAGGGCATCTCCCAGGAGGATGCCAAGAAGGTCTCGAAGATCATCCGCGACGAGGGCCCGAAGGGCGTCAAGGCGCAGATCCAGGGCGACGAGCTGCGGGTCTCCTCCAAGAGCCGGGACGACCTGCAGACCGTGCAGGCGCTGCTCAAGGGCAAGGACCTGGACTTCGCGGTGCAGTTCGTCAACTACCGCTGA
- a CDS encoding YccF domain-containing protein, whose product MKLINLLLNILWLVFCGFWMAIGYALAGLICCVLIITIPFGIASFRIAGYVIWPFGRTTVEKPDAGAASCVGNVIWLVFAGWWLALAHIATSIPLFLSIIGIPFGWANLKLIPVSLMPLGREVVRTDEAFGARY is encoded by the coding sequence ATGAAGCTGATCAACCTGCTGCTCAACATCCTCTGGCTGGTTTTCTGCGGCTTCTGGATGGCCATCGGCTACGCGCTGGCCGGGCTGATCTGCTGCGTGCTGATCATCACCATCCCGTTCGGCATCGCGTCCTTCCGCATCGCCGGCTACGTGATCTGGCCGTTCGGCCGGACCACGGTGGAGAAGCCGGACGCAGGTGCGGCGTCCTGCGTGGGGAACGTGATCTGGCTGGTCTTCGCGGGCTGGTGGCTGGCGCTGGCGCACATCGCGACGAGCATCCCGCTGTTCCTGTCGATCATCGGGATCCCGTTCGGCTGGGCCAACCTGAAGCTGATCCCGGTCTCGCTGATGCCGCTCGGGCGCGAGGTGGTCCGCACGGACGAGGCCTTCGGCGCCCGCTACTGA
- the mug gene encoding G/U mismatch-specific DNA glycosylase, with the protein MSTAIRPTPAQLAAAQDTTIPDVTGPGLRVLFCGINPGLWSGATGHHFARPGNRFWPALHRSGFTDRQLAPDEQGLLPAMGLGITNVVARASAKADELTREELRAGGAALRERVERLRPRALAVLGIGAYRTGFGQPKAALGRQPEPLGGTEVWVLPNPSGLNAHYSLDALAEKFRELREAVGTATTTDG; encoded by the coding sequence GTGAGCACTGCGATCCGCCCCACGCCGGCCCAGCTGGCCGCCGCCCAGGACACCACCATCCCCGACGTGACCGGGCCCGGGCTGCGGGTGCTGTTCTGCGGCATCAACCCGGGCCTGTGGTCCGGCGCCACCGGGCACCACTTCGCCCGGCCGGGCAACCGGTTCTGGCCCGCCCTGCACCGCTCCGGGTTCACCGACCGTCAGCTGGCCCCGGACGAGCAGGGCCTGCTCCCGGCCATGGGCCTGGGCATCACCAACGTGGTGGCCCGGGCCTCGGCCAAGGCGGACGAGCTGACCCGCGAGGAGCTGCGGGCGGGCGGGGCGGCGCTGCGCGAGCGGGTGGAGCGGTTGCGGCCGCGGGCGCTCGCGGTGCTGGGCATCGGCGCCTACCGGACCGGGTTCGGGCAGCCGAAGGCGGCGCTCGGCCGGCAGCCGGAGCCGCTCGGCGGCACCGAGGTCTGGGTGCTGCCGAACCCGAGCGGACTGAACGCGCACTACTCGCTGGACGCGTTGGCCGAGAAGTTCCGCGAGCTGCGCGAGGCGGTCGGGACGGCCACCACGACCGACGGCTGA
- a CDS encoding enoyl-CoA hydratase-related protein produces MPKLERDGEVFVLHLDADDENRFHPDRLSALEALLDEVEAAEGPRALVTAGSGKFWCTGLDLDWLFAHGDQYAPYLERVHALLARTLASPVVTVAALNGHTFAAGAMWALAHDFRVMRADRGFFCLPEVDLDLPFQTGMSDLVRARLTPQTAHEAMTTGHRYGGEQALAAAVVDATAGADELLAAAVELARPLAAKSKPVRGRIKETLYRETLAALRAPVTD; encoded by the coding sequence ATGCCCAAGCTGGAGCGCGACGGCGAGGTCTTCGTCCTGCACCTGGATGCGGACGACGAGAACCGCTTCCACCCCGACCGGCTGAGCGCCCTGGAGGCCCTGCTGGACGAGGTGGAGGCCGCCGAGGGTCCGCGCGCCCTGGTCACCGCCGGGAGCGGCAAGTTCTGGTGCACCGGCCTGGACCTGGACTGGCTGTTCGCCCACGGCGACCAGTACGCGCCCTATCTGGAGCGGGTGCACGCGCTGCTGGCCCGCACCCTGGCCTCCCCGGTGGTGACGGTCGCCGCGCTGAACGGCCACACCTTCGCGGCCGGGGCGATGTGGGCGCTGGCCCACGACTTCCGGGTGATGCGGGCCGACCGGGGCTTCTTCTGCCTGCCCGAGGTGGACCTCGACCTGCCATTCCAGACCGGCATGTCCGACCTGGTGCGGGCCCGCCTCACCCCGCAGACCGCGCACGAGGCGATGACCACCGGCCACCGCTACGGCGGCGAGCAGGCCCTGGCCGCCGCCGTGGTGGACGCCACCGCGGGCGCCGACGAGCTGCTGGCCGCCGCCGTCGAACTGGCCCGCCCGCTGGCCGCCAAGTCCAAGCCGGTGCGCGGCCGGATCAAGGAGACCCTCTACCGCGAGACCCTGGCCGCCCTGCGCGCCCCGGTGACCGACTGA
- a CDS encoding TetR/AcrR family transcriptional regulator C-terminal domain-containing protein translates to MPLRRSDVLDGALELLDEVGLDELTTRRLADRLGVRAGALYWHYPSKSALLDALAGRIIGEMLVEPLAERDWAGRLRELCHRARDTMLAHRDGARLVVSFVELPPAAAAYFGSLTDTLRSAGATERNAALAADVLTSFVNGFTLEEQARQAHRLPRAERDAAFRLELDIVVGGIAAVLPPDGSQ, encoded by the coding sequence ATGCCGCTCAGACGGTCCGATGTGCTCGACGGCGCGCTGGAACTGCTCGACGAGGTCGGCCTGGACGAGCTGACCACCCGTCGGCTGGCCGACCGGCTCGGCGTCCGGGCCGGCGCCCTGTACTGGCACTACCCGAGCAAGTCCGCGCTGCTGGACGCGCTGGCCGGGCGGATCATCGGCGAGATGCTCGTCGAACCGCTCGCCGAGCGGGACTGGGCCGGCCGGCTGCGCGAGCTCTGCCACCGGGCCCGGGACACCATGCTGGCGCACCGGGACGGCGCCCGGCTGGTCGTCTCGTTCGTCGAGCTCCCGCCGGCCGCCGCGGCCTACTTCGGGTCGCTCACCGACACGCTGCGCTCGGCGGGCGCGACGGAGCGGAACGCGGCGCTCGCCGCGGACGTGCTGACCAGCTTCGTGAACGGCTTCACCCTGGAGGAGCAGGCCCGCCAGGCCCACCGGCTCCCCCGCGCGGAGCGCGACGCCGCGTTCCGGCTGGAGCTGGACATCGTGGTCGGCGGGATCGCCGCGGTGCTGCCCCCCGACGGGAGTCAGTAG
- a CDS encoding thioesterase family protein, which translates to MTGLGHDLQQVAEVAGVSGLRAPDVFFTAAELRRIDSAQQPSQSLAGAFAAKEALFKALPRTDRTWFWTDAELVHDRHGAPAFRTHGALAELLARRGLAVHVSISHSGGFASAVVLVTPAQAARPAPSIGGTDMFFGETRLTLPVRPNDLDVLGHVNNSVALEYLESGRWHWLEEQGLVPNGETIAVVARTEIDYRAEIPRGTVEVATALVSPDAEEFEEDGVNYRARFRQRVFLPGRAGPAVEALVTVAFLDAGKRSLTTLQEFVEASRPS; encoded by the coding sequence GTGACCGGCCTGGGCCACGACCTCCAGCAGGTCGCCGAGGTCGCCGGGGTGAGCGGACTGCGTGCCCCGGACGTCTTCTTCACCGCGGCGGAGCTGCGCCGGATCGACTCGGCGCAGCAGCCGTCGCAGAGCCTGGCCGGCGCCTTCGCGGCCAAGGAGGCCCTCTTCAAGGCGCTGCCCCGGACGGACCGGACCTGGTTCTGGACGGATGCCGAACTGGTCCACGACCGGCACGGCGCGCCGGCCTTCCGCACCCACGGCGCCCTGGCGGAGCTGCTCGCCCGCCGGGGCCTGGCCGTGCACGTATCGATCTCGCACAGCGGCGGGTTCGCCTCGGCCGTCGTCCTGGTGACGCCGGCGCAGGCGGCCCGCCCGGCGCCATCCATCGGGGGAACCGACATGTTTTTCGGCGAGACCCGGCTCACCCTGCCGGTGCGCCCCAACGACCTGGACGTCCTGGGGCACGTGAACAACTCGGTTGCTCTGGAGTACCTGGAGAGCGGCCGATGGCACTGGCTGGAGGAGCAGGGCCTGGTCCCGAACGGCGAGACCATCGCGGTGGTCGCCCGGACCGAGATCGACTACCGGGCCGAGATCCCGCGCGGCACCGTCGAGGTGGCCACCGCGCTGGTGTCCCCGGACGCGGAGGAGTTCGAGGAGGACGGGGTGAACTACCGGGCCCGGTTCCGGCAGCGGGTGTTCCTGCCCGGCCGCGCCGGACCGGCGGTGGAGGCGCTGGTCACGGTCGCCTTCCTGGACGCCGGGAAGCGCTCGCTGACCACCCTGCAGGAATTCGTCGAGGCCTCGCGCCCCAGCTGA
- a CDS encoding citrate/2-methylcitrate synthase: MSTVEIEVPRGLKGVVVTETGLSDVRGLEGFYHYRQYSAIELAEQRTLEDVWHLMLLGELPDAAGRAAFLARTAPLRRLPAALREVLPALAAGTAHGGPLGALGAALTVAGAERGLRPLYDTAPEQRVEDALFAAALVPTVLTALYRLQHGLQPIEPRDDLGYAANYLWMLTGEEPEPAKARAIEMYLVSTVDHGFNASTFTSRVIASTGADLVACLVGGLGALSGPLHGGAPSRALDTLDAIGTPDRIDAWITERVLSGDRIMGFGHPVYRTEDPRSRMLRGVAESFGGELVEFATKVEDRVVALLAELKPGRDLNTNVEFYAGVVMHLCGLPREMFTPTFAAARVIGWSANILEQAADSKIIRPAARYTGPAAPQPLPDL; this comes from the coding sequence ATGTCCACTGTCGAGATCGAGGTCCCGCGCGGCCTCAAGGGCGTCGTCGTCACCGAGACCGGGCTGAGCGACGTCCGCGGGCTGGAGGGCTTCTACCACTACCGCCAGTACTCGGCGATCGAGCTGGCCGAGCAGCGCACCCTGGAGGACGTCTGGCACCTGATGCTGCTCGGCGAGCTGCCGGACGCGGCCGGGAGGGCCGCCTTCCTGGCCCGCACCGCCCCGCTGCGTCGGCTGCCCGCCGCGCTGCGCGAGGTGCTGCCCGCGCTGGCCGCCGGCACAGCGCACGGCGGCCCGCTGGGCGCGCTCGGCGCGGCGCTCACCGTGGCCGGCGCCGAGCGGGGCCTGCGCCCGCTCTACGACACCGCGCCCGAGCAGCGGGTGGAGGACGCGCTGTTCGCCGCCGCCCTGGTGCCCACCGTGCTGACCGCGCTGTACCGGCTGCAGCACGGCCTGCAGCCGATAGAGCCGCGGGACGACCTGGGCTACGCCGCCAACTACCTGTGGATGCTCACCGGCGAGGAGCCGGAGCCGGCCAAGGCCCGGGCGATCGAGATGTACCTGGTCTCCACCGTGGACCACGGCTTCAACGCCTCCACCTTCACCTCCCGGGTGATCGCCTCGACCGGGGCCGACCTGGTGGCCTGCCTGGTCGGCGGGCTGGGCGCGCTCTCCGGCCCGCTGCACGGCGGCGCGCCGAGCCGGGCGCTGGACACCCTGGACGCGATCGGCACGCCGGACCGGATCGACGCGTGGATCACCGAGCGCGTGCTGTCCGGCGACCGGATCATGGGCTTCGGCCACCCCGTCTACCGCACCGAGGACCCGCGTTCGCGGATGCTGCGCGGGGTCGCCGAGTCCTTCGGTGGCGAGCTGGTGGAGTTCGCCACCAAGGTGGAGGACCGGGTGGTGGCGCTGCTGGCCGAGCTCAAGCCGGGCCGCGACCTGAACACCAACGTCGAGTTCTACGCCGGCGTGGTCATGCACCTGTGCGGGCTGCCCCGGGAGATGTTCACCCCCACCTTCGCGGCGGCCCGGGTGATCGGCTGGAGCGCCAACATCCTGGAGCAGGCCGCCGACTCCAAGATCATCCGCCCGGCCGCCCGCTACACCGGCCCCGCCGCCCCGCAGCCGCTGCCCGACCTCTGA
- a CDS encoding citrate synthase — protein MAEERAERLTTQQVAEQLGVKVETVYAYASRGQLSSERAPDGKGSTFDAREVAELARRGRRPAAKAVAGGPVEVRTGLTLIEDGRLYYRGRDAAELAERHGFEAAVGWFWGQGTDPGVRFPVPPAAAEALDRASAVLPAGIRLPDRLRVAVAVASATDPLRFDLREEAVRATGAGLVAGMVAALPPTAPDPGPGATLAARLWSRLAPGAPGPGAVECLDRALVLLLDHELAVSTVAARVAASARAHPYAVVSAGLGATDGPLHGAAGLPAYRMLGDVLAAGAVPVVAEHLRTGRRVPGLGHRLYPQGDPRATALLRAVRGLAGGERVVAAVEELCEVAGGRSADQPNVDLALAALAHTAGLPAEAGEVVFAVARTPGWLGHAVEEYREEELRMRARATYTGPRPQHG, from the coding sequence ATGGCCGAGGAGCGCGCAGAGCGGCTGACCACCCAGCAGGTCGCCGAGCAACTGGGCGTCAAGGTCGAGACGGTGTACGCCTACGCCAGCCGGGGCCAGCTCAGCAGCGAGCGCGCGCCCGACGGCAAGGGCAGCACCTTCGACGCCCGCGAGGTGGCCGAACTCGCCCGCCGGGGCCGCCGCCCGGCCGCCAAGGCGGTGGCCGGCGGGCCCGTAGAGGTGCGCACCGGGCTGACCCTGATCGAGGACGGCCGGCTCTACTACCGCGGCCGGGACGCCGCCGAACTCGCCGAGCGGCACGGCTTCGAGGCCGCCGTCGGCTGGTTCTGGGGCCAGGGCACCGACCCCGGGGTGCGGTTCCCGGTGCCGCCCGCCGCCGCCGAGGCGCTGGACCGGGCGTCCGCCGTGCTGCCCGCCGGCATCCGGCTGCCGGACCGGCTGCGGGTCGCCGTCGCGGTCGCCTCGGCTACCGACCCGCTCCGCTTCGACCTGCGCGAGGAGGCGGTGCGGGCCACCGGCGCCGGCCTGGTCGCGGGCATGGTGGCCGCGCTGCCGCCGACCGCGCCCGACCCCGGGCCCGGGGCCACCCTGGCCGCCCGGCTGTGGAGCCGGCTGGCGCCCGGAGCGCCCGGCCCCGGGGCGGTGGAGTGCCTCGACCGGGCGCTGGTGCTGCTGCTCGACCACGAGCTGGCCGTCTCCACCGTCGCGGCCCGGGTGGCGGCCTCGGCCCGGGCCCACCCGTACGCCGTCGTCTCCGCCGGCCTGGGCGCCACCGACGGCCCGCTGCACGGCGCGGCCGGCCTGCCCGCCTACCGGATGCTCGGCGACGTGCTGGCCGCCGGGGCGGTGCCCGTTGTCGCCGAGCACCTGCGCACCGGCCGGCGGGTGCCGGGGCTGGGCCACCGGCTCTACCCGCAGGGCGACCCCCGGGCCACCGCGCTGCTGCGCGCGGTGCGCGGGTTGGCCGGCGGCGAGCGGGTGGTGGCGGCCGTCGAGGAACTGTGCGAGGTGGCCGGCGGGCGCTCCGCCGACCAGCCCAACGTCGACCTGGCGCTGGCCGCACTGGCGCACACCGCGGGGCTGCCGGCCGAGGCCGGCGAGGTGGTCTTCGCCGTCGCCCGGACGCCGGGCTGGCTCGGGCACGCGGTCGAGGAGTACCGCGAGGAGGAGCTGCGGATGCGGGCCCGGGCCACCTACACCGGCCCGCGCCCGCAGCACGGCTGA